AGGGCCCGGCCCGCCGCGACCTCGCGTGCTCCAACTTCGCGCACGGTTTCGCGGGTATCACGGGTGGTGACAAGGAGGCGCTGCGTGCGCTCCGTCGCCCGAACGTGGCGATCGTTTCGGCGTACAACGACATGTTGTCGGCGCACCAGCCGATGCACGAGTACCCGGCGTGGATCAAGGACGCTGCTCGGGCTCAAGGGGGAATCGCGCAGTTCGCCGGCGGGGTGCCGGCGATGTGCGACGGCATCACGCAGGGCCGCGCGGGCATGGAGCTGTCGCTGTTCAGCCGGGACGTCATCGCGATGGCGACGGGGATCGCGCTCTCGCACGACATGTTCGACGCGACCGTGCTGCTCGGCGTGTGCGACAAGATCGTGCCGGGCCTGCTGATCGGGGCGCTGTCGTTCGGGCACCTGCCCGCGATCCTCATCCCCGCCGGGCCGATGGCGTCGGGCCTGCCGAACAAGGAGAAGGCGCGGGTCCGGCAGCTGTTCGCCGAGGGCAAGGCGACCCGGGAGAACCTGCTGGAGGCCGAGGCGGCGTCCTATCACAGCCCCGGGACCTGCACTTTCTACGGCACGGCCAACTCCAACCAGCTCGTCGTGGAGGTCATGGGCCTGCACCTGCCGGGCGCGAGCTTCGTCCCGCCGGGCACCAAGCTGCGCCGCGCGCTGACCGAGGAAGCCGCGCGCCGGGCCGTGGAGATCAGCCGGGGCGAGGAGTACACGCCGATCGGGCGGGTCGTGGACGAGAAGGCCGTGGTCAACGGCGTGATCGCGCTGCTGGCCACCGGCGGCTCGACCAACCACACCATGCACCTGGTCGCGATCGCCTCGGCCGCTGGCATCGAGCTGAGCTGGGACGACTTCGCCGACCTGTCCTCGGTCGTGCCGCTGCTGGCGCGGGTGTACCCGAACGGCAGCGCCGACATCAACCACTTCCAGGCCGCCGGCGGCGTGCAGTTCCTGGTCTCCACGCTGCTCGACGCGGGCCTGCTGCACGAGGACGTGCACACCGTGGCGGGCTTCGGCCTCAACCGCTACCGCAAGGAGCCCGTGCTCATCGAGGGCGCTCTGACCTGGCGGAACGGTCCCGACCACTCGCTGGACCTCGACGTGCTGCGGCCCGTGTCGGACCCGTTCGCGGCCGACGGCGGCCTGCGGATGCTGTCGGGCAACCTGGGGCGCGCGGTGACCAAGGTGTCGGCGGTCGCGCCGGAACACCGGATCGTGGAGGCGCCCGCGCGGGTCTTCACCTCGCAGGACGAGTTCAGCGCCGCCTTCAAGGCCGGTGAGTTGGAGCGGGACGTCGTGGTCGTGGTGCGGCAGCAGGGTCCGCAGGCCAACGGGATGCCCGAGCTGCACAAGCTGACCCCGGCCCTGGGCGTGCTGATGGACCGCGGCTTCAAGGTCGCGCTGGTCACCGACGGCCGCATGTCCGGCGCGTCGGGCAAGGTGCCGGCCGCCATCCAGGTCACGCCCGAGGCCGCCGTGGGCGGTCCGCTGGCCCGGGTGCGCGACGGCGACGTGCTGCGCGTGGACGCCGAGACCGGCACGCTGGAGGCGCTCGTGGACCCGGCCGAGCTGGCCGCGCGCGACCTGGTGGACTTCCCGCCGGACGCCCAGGCGTGGACGGGCACCGGCCGCGAGCTGTTCGGCGCGCTGCGCCGGGCGGTCGGACCGGCCGACCGGGGTGCCAGCGTGTTCGGACCCATCGCGGCCTCGCACTTCGCGGGCCAGTTGAACCAGGAGGTAAGTCGGTGACCACCAGCAAGGACCTGCTGGAGCTGTCCCCCGTCATCCCCGTCGTCGTGCTGGACGACGCCGCCCACGCCGTGCCGCTGGCACAGGCGCTGCTGCGCGGGGGCATCCGGGTCATCGAACTGACCCTGCGCACCCCCGCCGCGTTGTCGGCGATCGAGCGCATCGCGGCCGAGGTGCCGGACATCGTGCTGGGCGCGGGGACGGTCACCGCGCCCGAACACGCCGAGCAGGCGTTGAAGGCGGGGGCGTCGTTCCTGGTCACGCCGGGTTCGACGGACCGGGTGCTGGACGCCGTGGAGGACACCGGCCTGCCGTTCCTGCCCGGCGCGGCGACGGTGTCGGAGGCCATGAAGCTGGCCGAACGGGGCCTGACGGCGCTGAAGTTCTTCCCGGCGGAGGCGGCCGGCGGCGCGGACTACCTCAAGTCGATCGGCGGTCCGCTGCCTGGTCTGCGCTTCTGCCCCACGGGCGGCATCACCCCGGAGACCGCGCCGAAGTACCTGGCGCTGCCCAACGTCGGCTGCGTCGGCGGCTCCTGGCTGACCCCGAAGGACGCCCTGGCCGCAGGCGACTGGACCCGCATCGAATCCCTCGCCAAGGCCGCCGCGTCCCTCTAACGGCCGCCCTCTGACGGCCGCCCTCTGACGGCCGCCCTCTGACGGCCGCCCTCTGACGGCCGCCTTCTGACGGCCGCTGCCTGACCGCCGCCTGCGTGGGTGCCTTCGCTCGGGGGAGGCACCCACGCTCGCGGACTCCCCTCACGCCCCGCCCCCGCATCCCCGCGAGCATGGCGGCGTGCGTCAGGCGATGAGCGCGAGGGCTTCCGGGATCGAGTCGACCACCGGCATCCCGGTCGCCGCGAGCTTCACCCGGTCACCAACACCGGTGGTCACCAACACCGCCTGCGCACCCACGTGCCGCGCGGCCTCGGCGTCGTCCACCACGTCACCGATCACCACCACGTCCCGCGGGTCCAGCCCCTGCTGCTCCAGGTGCTCCGCCAGGTGCTCGGCCTTCGACCCGCCGCCCACGTCCACCCGCAGCCCGTCGACCCGCGTGAACAGCCCCGCCAGCCCCAACCGCTCGACCAGCGGCACCAGCTCGTCGTGGAACCACATGGACAGCAGCGACTGCGTCCCGGACCAGCGGTGCAGCAGATCCACGCCCGCCGCCAGCCCGCACGTGTCCAGCAACGCCCGGTACTCGACGTGGTAGACGAGGTCGATGTCCGCCCAGTCCTGTTCGGACAGCTTCCGGCCCAGGACCCCTTCGTAGCAGGCGATCAGCGGCCGGCTGAACACCCCGCGCCACTCCTCCAGCGTGAGCGCCGCGCGACCGTACCGGCGGCACACCTGGTTCACCGCGTGCAGCACGGCGTGCGTGTCGTCCAGCAGCGTGCCGTTCCAGTCCCACACCACGTGCTTCACAGCGCATCCCCCCACGTCCCGGTACCCGCCCAGCCTGCCATGCGCGCTGCGATAGGTTGGGACCGCACTCGGGGAGGGGTGGAACATGCGGTCGACCACGGTCGCCGAACCCGGCTGGCAGGTCGGACTGGTGTGGGTGGGTTTCCCGGTCGTCGGGGCCGGTCTGCTGTGGGGCGTGCAGGCAGCCGCAGGGTGGCTGTTGTCCCTGCCGTGGACACCGTTCCGCGGCCCGCTGAAGCTGATCGACTCCATCCCGGAGCCGTGGGCCACGGCCGGTTCCCTGGCCGCCGGCGCGGCGGTCGGCCTGTTCTTCGCCGCCTGGGCCGCGCACGAGCGCCTCACCGTCGACCTGTCCGACGAGGCCCTCACCCTGACGACCCGGGGCAAGTCCCGCACGCTCGACCGCACCGAGATCTCCGCGGTCTTCTTCGACCACAAGAAACTCGTCGTGCTCGGCCGCTCGTCCGAGGAACTGGCCCGCGAGTCCCACGACCTGCCCGCCGCGACCGTGGCCGACGCCTTCCAACGCCACGGCTACCCGTGGCTCGACGCCGACCCGCACCGCGACGACTTCCGCCGCTGGGTCGAGGACATGCCCGGCCTGCCCCCGGCCGCCAACGCCCTGCTCAAGGCCCGCGCCGAGGCCCTGAAGAACAGCGACGAGGACGACGCCCGCGACCTGCGCACCGAACTCGCCCGCCTCGGCGTGGTCGTCCGGGACGACCGCAAGCGCCAGTTCTGGCGCCTGACCAACCAGCCCGAAAGCTGACCCCCGGCCCCTCGACCGCCCCGATCACCCCGCAGCAGCGCCGGCCACGCCCAGCCGCAGCCCGCACCGGCCACGCCCAGCCGCAGCCCGCACCGGCCACGCCCAGCCGCAGCCCGCACCGGCCACGCCCAGTCGCAGCCCTCACCGGCCACAACCCCGCATCCGCCACGCCAGCAGCAGCCCGCACCGGCCACCACCGGCGACAGCACCGGTCAGTCCGGCAGGTACTCCTCCAAGTCGGCCTCCCCTTCCGCCGCGGCCTTCACCTCGTCGCGCACCACCCGGTACGCCATGCCCTCGGCGTACCCCTTGCGCGCCAACGCGGCCACCAGCCGCCGCATCTTCGTCTGCTGGTCCACACCGGACATGGTGCGCAGCTTCTTGCGCACCAACTCCCTTGCCCGTTCCTGCTCGGCCTCGTCGTCCACGGCCGCCAACGCCTCGGCCGCGACCTCGTCAGCCACCCCCTTGCGGCGCAACTCCTGCACCAACGCCCGCCGCCCCAACCCCTGGTGCTCGTGGCGCGAGCGCACCCACACCTCGGCGAAGGCGGCGTCGTCGATCAGCCCGGCCCGGTCGAACTTGCCGAGCACGAGCTCGGCCGTCTCCTCCCGGATGCCCTTGCGCAGCAGGGCGTCCTTGAGCTCCACCCGGGTCCGGGCCCGAACGGTCAGCAGCGCGTAGCAGAGGTCGGTCGCCTTGCGCTGCTCCTTGACCGGGTCGACCGGCGCGGCCGACTCCGCGGAGCCCTCGGCCCCGTCAGCCGACCGACCGCGCCGCCTGGAGCCGGCGAACCGCCCCCGGCCACCGGACGAGGTGTCAGACACCGTTCACGCCTCCCACCGCCGGCACCGCGCAACCCCGGTGCCGGCCCCTCAGCCTCAGAACTCGACCGGCGCGGGCGCGGTGTCGTCGGCCTCCAGTGTCGCGCCGATGCCCAGCTTCTCCTTGATCCGCTTCTCGATCTCGTTGGCCACGTCGGGGTTCTCGCGCAGGAACTTCCGCGCGTTCTCCTTGCCCTGGCCCAGCTGGTCGCCCTCGTAGGTGTACCAAGCGCCGGACTTGCGCAGGATGCCCTGGTCCACGCCCATGTCGATGAGCGAGCCCTCGCGCGAGATGCCCACGCCGTAGAGGATGTCGAACTCGGCCTGCTTGAACGGCGGCGCGACCTTGTTCTTCACGACCTTGACGCGGGTCCGGTTGCCGACCGGCTCGCCGCCGTCCTTGAGCGTCTCGATGCGGCGGACGTCCAAGCGCACCGACGCGTAGAACTTCAGCGCCTTGCCACCGGTCGTGGTCTCCGGCGAGCCGAACATCACGCCGATCTTCTCGCGCAGCTGGTTGATGAAGATCGCTGTGGTGTTGGACGCGTTGAGCGCACCGGTGATCTTGCGCAGCGCCTGGCTCATCAACCGCGCCTGGAGGCCGACGTGGTTGTCGCCCATCTCGCCCTCGATCTCGGCGCGCGGCACCAGCGCGGCCACCGAGTCGACCACGAGGATGTCCAGCGCGCCGGAGCGCACCAGCATGTCCGCGATCTCCAGCGCCTGCTCACCGGTGTCGGGCTGGGACACCAGCAGCGCGTCGGTGTCCACGCCGAGCTTGCGGGCGTAGTCGGGGTCCAGCGCGTGCTCCGCGTCGATGAACGCCGCGATGCCGCCGTTGCGCTGCGCGTTGGCCACGGCGTGCAGCGCCACTGTGGTCTTACCGGACGACTCCGGGCCGTAGATCTCCACGACGCGGCCCCGGGGCAGGCCGCCGATGCCCAGCGCGACGTCGAGCGCGATCGCGCCGGTGGGGATCACCTCGATCGGGGCGCGGCCTTCCTCGCCGAGCCGCATGACCGAGCCCTTGCCGAACTGCTTGTCGATCTGGGCCAGGGCCAGTTCGAGGGCCTTGTCCCGGTCGGGTGCCTGTGCCATCTGGAGTCCACCTCGTTGAAGTCTGCGGGTTCGCCGTTGCGATGTCGGGGCCGACGTTACGGGCGGGGTACGACATTTTTCGGCGGGGCCGGGTCACCTGCGGGGATGCGTCACCCGGTCGTGGTGGGCACTATAGCCGAACAGGTGTTCGACCGCTTGTCCGACACGCCGCGTCACCGGCGGTGTTCCGGCACGTCGAAGGCGTCGCACACCGCGAGCCAGATCTCCTTGGCCGGCAGGCCGGCCTCCAGGGCCTGGTCGGGGGTGCGCCCGCCGAGGGCGGACAGGACGTGGTCCCTGGCCACCAGCTCCGCCCGGACCTCGCCGAACTCGTTCGCCATCAACTTCCGGAACACCGTGGTGCGCATCGCGCCCAGGCTAGCGCGCGGCCTTCCACGCGGGGCTGTCGACGTAGTGGTTGTCGAACCGGTCCTGCGACGCCCGGATCTCGGCGGGGTCGGCCAGGCCGCGCTGCACCCGGTCCAGCAGCCGGTAGTAGTCGAACCGGCCGACGCCGGGCGTGAACACGAACAGCACGTCCGCGTCGGCGCCCTTGGCGGCCCCGAACGCGTGCGGCACGCGCGGCGGGACCACCAGGAAGTCGCCGCGTTCCAGCGTCAGGACGTCCTGGTCGAGCAGCACCTGGAGCGTCCCGTCGAGCACGAAGAACAGTTCCGACGCACGGGTGTGGAAGTGCGGCGGAGCGCCGTCGGAGCCGTCGCGGAACGTGGAGCGGTTGCTGGTCAGCGCGTCGAGGTCGGCCAGCAGCGTGACGACGGCGGCGGGGTCGGCGGTGAGCGATTCGGCCTGGTCAGCCCGGACGATCAGTGCGTTTTCCATGTCTCCACGATCTCCCGGACCATGATCGCGAACAACGACGGAAGACGCACTGATCCATAACCTGAGAGTTATGCTTCCGTGCGCACAGTTCGCGGGGAGATGCCCCACGAGACCACTGCGGCGACCACGCCGGAGGCGGCAACGGTCCACCAGGACGCTTGGAAAGCCGCGTGTGCGGCGTCGTACCCGCTCGGGCGCCCCAACACGGCGATCAGCACGCTGACGCCGAGCACCGCGCCGACCTGGCGGGCCATGGTGACCACGGCGCTGCCGGTCGCCGACGACGCCGGCGGCAGTTCCGCGGTGGCGGAGGACAGGATCGTGGGGAACGCCAGCCCGACGCCGATCCCCGCCAGCAGCCAGCCCGGCAACACCGCGCCGAGGTAGTCGGGCACCGGGCCGACCGACGCCAGCAGCAACACCGAGCCCGCCGCCCACAGCAGGCAGCCGACGCTCGCGAGCACCGCGGGAGCGAACCGCCGCAGCAACGCCTGCCCGCCGATCGCGAACACCGGCACCGCCAGCGGACCCGGTGCCAGGGCCAACCCCGTCCGGATCGCCGAGTAGCCCCACACGTCCTGGAGCCAGAGCACGAGCGCGAGCAGTCCGGCCGCGAACGTGGCGCTGAACAGCAACGATGCGACCACCGACCACGAGAACGTGCGCACCCGGACCAGGGCGCGGGAGATCAGCGGCGCCGGGTGGCGCAGGTTGCGCGCGGTGAACGCGGCCAGTGCGATCGCCGCGACGACCAGGCTGACCAGCACGTTCAGCGGTGTCCAGTCGTTGGCCTGCACGACGCCGACCGCCAGCGCGCCGATCCCGATCGTGAGCAACAGCGCGCCGGACAGGTCCAGCGCCTGACCCGCGTCACGTCCGTGGTGGTCGGGCAGCACGCGCAGGGCGAGCACGACCAGCACGACGCCCACCGGCACGTTGATCAGGAAGATCCAGCGCCAGGACAGTTCGACCAGCAGCCCGCCGACGACCGGCCCCAACGCGGACGCGAGCGCCCCGGTGGCGGCCCAGATCCGCACCGAGTGCCCCCGCCGCTCGGGTGCGACCGAGGCCAGCAGCAGGCTCAGGCTGGTGGGCGTCAACGCGGCGGCCCCCACGGCTTGGACCAGCCGGAACGCGACCAGTGTCCACAACCCCGGACTGGCCGCGGCCGCCGCGCTGGCCAGCGTGAACAGCGCGAGCCCGGCCACGAAGACCCGCTTGTGCCCGACCCGGTCGGCGTACCGCCCGGCGGGGACCAGCAGCGCCGCGAACACGATCGAGTAGCCGCTGAGCACCCACCCGAGGTGCGTCAGCGGGTGGTCGGGGAAGTCCGCGCCGATGTCGGGGAACGCGACGTTGACCACGAACTGGTCGAGGCCCGCGAGGAACGGCGCCCCGCAGAGCAGGGCGAGCACGCCGCGCGCACCCACCTGACTATTGATCACCATAGCCAGAGACGGTAGGTCGCTGGCTATAGCGACAACAAGCCAGCTGATACCCTTGTCACATGGCGATGACCTTGGACGGCCCCCTGGCCGACCGGGACCGCTGGCAGGCCACGCGGTGCTCGATCGGCAAGGCGATGGAGGTCGTCGGCAACCGCACGTCGATGCTGCTGCTGCGAGAGGCGTTCTACGGCACCACCCGGTTCCACGACTTCGCCACGCGTGTAGGGGTGACCGAGGCGTCGGCGGCGGCCAGGCTGCGCGAACTGGTCGACATCGGCGTGTTCGAGAAACGCCCCTACCAGGAGCCCGGCCAACGCACACGGCACGAGTACGTCCTCACGGACATGGGCCGCGACCTACTGCCCGCCATGTTGGCCTTGATGCAGTGGGGCGATCGCCACCTCCAACACGACGGGGCTCCCCTACGCGTCGTCGACGCCACCGGGTCACCAGTGCGCGTACAGGTGCGCGGCGAAGACAACCGCGCCCTCACGGCCGAAGACCTCACCGTGCAGGTGAACCGCTAGCGCCGACATAACCTGTCGACGTGGAGCGGCGGGACATCGAGATCTTCCTGGCACTGGCCGAGGAACTGCACTTCACCCGCACCGCCGACCGACTGCACGTGTCGCAGGCGCGGGTCAGCCAGACCATCCGGCAGTTGGAGCGCCGCATCGGTGCGCCGTTGTTCGACCGTACCAGCCGCCGTGTCGCCCTCACACCCATCGGACGACGACTCCGGGACGACATCGCACCCGCGTACCAGCGCATTCGCGAAGGCGTCGAACGCGCTATCGCCGCTGGTAGGGGCATGGGCCTGCTCCGCGTCGGCTTCCAGGCACCGGCCCTGGCCGACCTTGTCCCGTCCCTGTTCGCCCGCTTTCGCGAACGGCAGCCCGACAGCGAAGTCCGGGTGCGCGAGGCCGACTTCGTGGACCCGTTCACGCTGCTCAGGGCCGACGAGGTGGACGTGCTGGTGACCCTGTTCCCGGTGGCCGAACCGGATCTGACGACCGGACCGGTCGTGTACCGGGAGCCGTTGGTGCTGGCCGTCGCCGAGAACCACCCGTTCACCAGGCAGAACCAGGTCACCTTGGAAGACCTCGCGCGCGACACGGTCTTCCGCGCGGCCTATTGGCGTGACACGACACCGTTGGGCCGTCCTATCGCGCGCGGGCGCACCCTTACGACGTTCCAGGAGCTCATGACGGTCATCGCGAACGGTGAAGGCGTGTGCCCACTCGGCGCACATGCGGCGGATTACTTCGCCCGCCCGAAGATCGCGTTCCTGCCGTTGGTCGACGCGCCGCACCTCGACTGGGGGCTGGTCTGGCGCACGGCGGGCGAGACGGGTCGAGTCCGGGAGTTCGCCGCCGCCGCGCGCTAACCTCGGAGGATGGAAGACCCCACCGGCCTGTCGTCGCCGATCGGTCAGATCCTCATCTTCGCGGGCCTGGTCGCCGCCCTCGTCGTGGGCCTGCGCGCCTGGTGGTACAACCGCAAGCGCTGATCAACGCACCCGCTGCAACGACGAGAACAAGCACACCACCAGCAGCGGCAACGCGGTGAAACCCACCACGAGCCCCAACGCGGCATAAGACCACGCCGTCACCACTACGCCCGCCGCCACGCCACCTACGGCGCCACCGATGTTCATGCACAGGTCGGACAACCCTTGTGCCGCCGGGCGGTCCGCCACCGCCACCGACTCGGTGAGCAGCGCCGACCCCGCCACCAGGCCCGCCGACCAGCCGAAACCCAGCAACGCCAAACCGGCCCCGAGCTGCGGCGCGTCGTGCGAGGGCGCCATACCGGCGATGCCGGACGCGGCCACCACCAGTGCCGCCCCGATCGCCAGCACCGACACGCGCCCCAACCGGTCCGCCAT
This DNA window, taken from Saccharothrix variisporea, encodes the following:
- the edd gene encoding phosphogluconate dehydratase, yielding MSVHPVVAEVTARIAARSAAGRSAYLDKLAAAHTEGPARRDLACSNFAHGFAGITGGDKEALRALRRPNVAIVSAYNDMLSAHQPMHEYPAWIKDAARAQGGIAQFAGGVPAMCDGITQGRAGMELSLFSRDVIAMATGIALSHDMFDATVLLGVCDKIVPGLLIGALSFGHLPAILIPAGPMASGLPNKEKARVRQLFAEGKATRENLLEAEAASYHSPGTCTFYGTANSNQLVVEVMGLHLPGASFVPPGTKLRRALTEEAARRAVEISRGEEYTPIGRVVDEKAVVNGVIALLATGGSTNHTMHLVAIASAAGIELSWDDFADLSSVVPLLARVYPNGSADINHFQAAGGVQFLVSTLLDAGLLHEDVHTVAGFGLNRYRKEPVLIEGALTWRNGPDHSLDLDVLRPVSDPFAADGGLRMLSGNLGRAVTKVSAVAPEHRIVEAPARVFTSQDEFSAAFKAGELERDVVVVVRQQGPQANGMPELHKLTPALGVLMDRGFKVALVTDGRMSGASGKVPAAIQVTPEAAVGGPLARVRDGDVLRVDAETGTLEALVDPAELAARDLVDFPPDAQAWTGTGRELFGALRRAVGPADRGASVFGPIAASHFAGQLNQEVSR
- the eda gene encoding bifunctional 4-hydroxy-2-oxoglutarate aldolase/2-dehydro-3-deoxy-phosphogluconate aldolase, encoding MTTSKDLLELSPVIPVVVLDDAAHAVPLAQALLRGGIRVIELTLRTPAALSAIERIAAEVPDIVLGAGTVTAPEHAEQALKAGASFLVTPGSTDRVLDAVEDTGLPFLPGAATVSEAMKLAERGLTALKFFPAEAAGGADYLKSIGGPLPGLRFCPTGGITPETAPKYLALPNVGCVGGSWLTPKDALAAGDWTRIESLAKAAASL
- a CDS encoding HAD family hydrolase — protein: MKHVVWDWNGTLLDDTHAVLHAVNQVCRRYGRAALTLEEWRGVFSRPLIACYEGVLGRKLSEQDWADIDLVYHVEYRALLDTCGLAAGVDLLHRWSGTQSLLSMWFHDELVPLVERLGLAGLFTRVDGLRVDVGGGSKAEHLAEHLEQQGLDPRDVVVIGDVVDDAEAARHVGAQAVLVTTGVGDRVKLAATGMPVVDSIPEALALIA
- a CDS encoding YqeB family protein — protein: MRSTTVAEPGWQVGLVWVGFPVVGAGLLWGVQAAAGWLLSLPWTPFRGPLKLIDSIPEPWATAGSLAAGAAVGLFFAAWAAHERLTVDLSDEALTLTTRGKSRTLDRTEISAVFFDHKKLVVLGRSSEELARESHDLPAATVADAFQRHGYPWLDADPHRDDFRRWVEDMPGLPPAANALLKARAEALKNSDEDDARDLRTELARLGVVVRDDRKRQFWRLTNQPES
- a CDS encoding regulatory protein RecX, which encodes MSDTSSGGRGRFAGSRRRGRSADGAEGSAESAAPVDPVKEQRKATDLCYALLTVRARTRVELKDALLRKGIREETAELVLGKFDRAGLIDDAAFAEVWVRSRHEHQGLGRRALVQELRRKGVADEVAAEALAAVDDEAEQERARELVRKKLRTMSGVDQQTKMRRLVAALARKGYAEGMAYRVVRDEVKAAAEGEADLEEYLPD
- the recA gene encoding recombinase RecA is translated as MAQAPDRDKALELALAQIDKQFGKGSVMRLGEEGRAPIEVIPTGAIALDVALGIGGLPRGRVVEIYGPESSGKTTVALHAVANAQRNGGIAAFIDAEHALDPDYARKLGVDTDALLVSQPDTGEQALEIADMLVRSGALDILVVDSVAALVPRAEIEGEMGDNHVGLQARLMSQALRKITGALNASNTTAIFINQLREKIGVMFGSPETTTGGKALKFYASVRLDVRRIETLKDGGEPVGNRTRVKVVKNKVAPPFKQAEFDILYGVGISREGSLIDMGVDQGILRKSGAWYTYEGDQLGQGKENARKFLRENPDVANEIEKRIKEKLGIGATLEADDTAPAPVEF
- a CDS encoding DUF3046 domain-containing protein — protein: MRTTVFRKLMANEFGEVRAELVARDHVLSALGGRTPDQALEAGLPAKEIWLAVCDAFDVPEHRR
- a CDS encoding cupin domain-containing protein; the encoded protein is MENALIVRADQAESLTADPAAVVTLLADLDALTSNRSTFRDGSDGAPPHFHTRASELFFVLDGTLQVLLDQDVLTLERGDFLVVPPRVPHAFGAAKGADADVLFVFTPGVGRFDYYRLLDRVQRGLADPAEIRASQDRFDNHYVDSPAWKAAR
- a CDS encoding MFS transporter; translation: MVINSQVGARGVLALLCGAPFLAGLDQFVVNVAFPDIGADFPDHPLTHLGWVLSGYSIVFAALLVPAGRYADRVGHKRVFVAGLALFTLASAAAAASPGLWTLVAFRLVQAVGAAALTPTSLSLLLASVAPERRGHSVRIWAATGALASALGPVVGGLLVELSWRWIFLINVPVGVVLVVLALRVLPDHHGRDAGQALDLSGALLLTIGIGALAVGVVQANDWTPLNVLVSLVVAAIALAAFTARNLRHPAPLISRALVRVRTFSWSVVASLLFSATFAAGLLALVLWLQDVWGYSAIRTGLALAPGPLAVPVFAIGGQALLRRFAPAVLASVGCLLWAAGSVLLLASVGPVPDYLGAVLPGWLLAGIGVGLAFPTILSSATAELPPASSATGSAVVTMARQVGAVLGVSVLIAVLGRPSGYDAAHAAFQASWWTVAASGVVAAVVSWGISPRTVRTEA
- a CDS encoding winged helix-turn-helix transcriptional regulator; translation: MAMTLDGPLADRDRWQATRCSIGKAMEVVGNRTSMLLLREAFYGTTRFHDFATRVGVTEASAAARLRELVDIGVFEKRPYQEPGQRTRHEYVLTDMGRDLLPAMLALMQWGDRHLQHDGAPLRVVDATGSPVRVQVRGEDNRALTAEDLTVQVNR
- a CDS encoding LysR family transcriptional regulator; the encoded protein is MERRDIEIFLALAEELHFTRTADRLHVSQARVSQTIRQLERRIGAPLFDRTSRRVALTPIGRRLRDDIAPAYQRIREGVERAIAAGRGMGLLRVGFQAPALADLVPSLFARFRERQPDSEVRVREADFVDPFTLLRADEVDVLVTLFPVAEPDLTTGPVVYREPLVLAVAENHPFTRQNQVTLEDLARDTVFRAAYWRDTTPLGRPIARGRTLTTFQELMTVIANGEGVCPLGAHAADYFARPKIAFLPLVDAPHLDWGLVWRTAGETGRVREFAAAAR